The uncultured Desulfobulbus sp. genome window below encodes:
- the rdgC gene encoding recombination-associated protein RdgC, translated as MGLLSGSASLTRFQVTGELPESFWDFAAERIAALSFKDIDDTMDEYSIGWVSVADMFDSSFAYSSYAAGDYITLTMRVDERKVAPAVLKKYVMKEEERIKREKELPKLNRSVRLEIKERVRAELVRKSPPVPTTYDLCWNLADNTLLFFSSSKKAMALLEDLFKETFNLSLILQIPWLTGLQMVDGEAAEKYEEMRPAVLL; from the coding sequence ATGGGGTTACTATCGGGTTCCGCATCGTTGACACGATTCCAGGTGACTGGTGAGCTGCCGGAGTCGTTCTGGGATTTTGCTGCAGAACGTATTGCGGCATTAAGTTTTAAGGATATCGACGACACCATGGATGAGTATTCCATCGGATGGGTGTCTGTGGCTGACATGTTTGATAGTTCCTTTGCCTACAGCTCCTATGCTGCGGGGGATTACATTACTTTGACCATGCGCGTCGATGAGCGCAAAGTGGCCCCAGCCGTGCTGAAGAAATACGTGATGAAGGAAGAAGAGCGGATTAAGCGTGAGAAGGAGCTACCAAAACTCAACCGCTCGGTGCGTTTGGAGATTAAAGAGCGGGTTCGTGCCGAGCTGGTTCGAAAATCTCCTCCTGTCCCCACGACCTACGATCTCTGCTGGAATCTGGCAGACAATACCTTGCTCTTTTTTTCCTCCAGTAAAAAGGCCATGGCCCTCTTGGAAGATCTCTTTAAAGAAACTTTTAATCTCTCCCTGATTTTGCAGATTCCCTGGTTGACCGGTTTACAAATGGTCGATGGGGAGGCCGCAGAAAAATACGAAGAGATGCGTCCTGCCGTTTTACTCTGA